From Nicotiana tabacum cultivar K326 chromosome 22, ASM71507v2, whole genome shotgun sequence, one genomic window encodes:
- the LOC107820905 gene encoding large ribosomal subunit protein eL8y, whose protein sequence is MAPKKGVAVASKKKPAQAKVVNPLFEKRPKQFGIGGALPPKKDLTRFVKWPQVVRIQRKRRILKQRLKVPPALNQFSKTLDKNLATNLFKMLLKYRPEDKAAKKERLVKRAQAEAEGKTPETKKPIIVKYGLKHITYLIEQNKAQLVVIAHDVDPIELVVWLPALCRKMEIPYCIVKGKARLGSIVHKKTASALCLTTVKNEDKMEFSRILEAIKANFNDKYEENRKKWGGGVMGSKSQARTKAKERVLAKEAAQRMN, encoded by the exons ATG GCTCCAAAGAAGGGTGTAGCAGTAGCATCAAAGAAGAAACCAGCTCAGGCGAAGGTGGTGAATCCACTGTTCGAGAAGCGGCCCAAGCAGTTCGGAATCGGTGGTGCGTTGCCACCAAAGAAGGATCTGACTAGGTTCGTGAAATGGCCTCAGGTGGTTCGTATCCAAAGGAAGAGGAGGATTCTCAAGCAGAGGTTGAAGGTCCCTCCTGCTCTCAACCAGTTCTCCAAAACCCTGGACAAAAACCTCG CGACCAACCTGTTCAAGATGCTTCTCAAGTACAGGCCTGAGGACAAAGCTGCAAAGAAGGAGCGTCTTGTGAAAAGGGCTCAAGCTGAAGCTGAAGGAAAAACTCCCGAAACAAAGAAACCCATCATCGTGAAGTATGGTCTTAAGCACATCACATACCTTATTGAGCAG AACAAAGCACAACTGGTAGTGATTGCTCATGATGTGGACCCAATTGAGTTAGTTGTCTGGCTTCCTGCTCTATGCAGAAAGATGGAAATTCCTTACTGCATTGTGAAGGGGAAAGCTCGTTTAGGATCG ATTGTGCATAAGAAAACTGCTTCAGCTCTGTGTTTGACAACAGTGAAGAATGAAGATAAAATGGAGTTCAGCAGAATTTTGGAGGCAATTAAG GCTAACTTCAATGACAAGTATGAGGAGAACAGGAAGAAGTGGGGTGGTGGCGTCATGGGTTCCAAATCACAGGCCAGGACCAAAGCCAAAGAGAGGGTTCTTGCCAAGGAAGCTGCCCAGAGAATGAACTAA
- the LOC107820904 gene encoding uncharacterized protein LOC107820904 — protein MINQIGGKICSWTRTKIVDPLFQILQRGAEPKQLAFSAALGITLGVFPICGVTVFLCAIAIALFGSFCNAPTVVLANFIATPIELSLVIPFLRLGEFVTGGSHFPLTSDALKKVFTGEASREVLLSILHALLGWLVAVPFILAGLYVVFLPCFTILVRKFSTGPSSPKRPLIDVKVKARDV, from the exons ATGATCAATCAGATTGGAGGGAAAATTTGTTCCTGGACGCGGACGAAGATCGTTGATCCTCTTTTCCAAATCCTCCAAAG GGGAGCAGAGCCGAAGCAATTGGCATTCTCTGCAGCTCTTGGAATTACATTGGGGGTATTTCCCATTTGTG GTGTCACTGTGTTCCTATGTGCGATCGCTATTGCATTATTTGGATCCTTTTGTAACGCTCCAACTGTGGTGTTGGCTAACTTCATTGCTACTCCAATTGAGTTGAG TCTGGTAATTCCATTCCTACGTTTGGGTGAGTTTGTCACTGGTGGATCTCATTTTCCTTTGACGTCTGATGCACTAAAGAAGGTCTTCACTGGTGAGGCTTCACGAGAAGTCCTGCTCAGCATTCTCCATGCG CTGTTGGGGTGGCTTGTTGCTGTACCATTCATCCTAGCTGGACTTTATGTAGTGTTTTTGCCATGTTTTACGATCTTGGTTCGTAAGTTCAGTACCGGTCCTTCAAGCCCCAAGAGGCCCCTTATAGACGTCAAGGTTAAAGCGAGGGATGTATGA